The genomic window TGCAAGATATGTTATTGTTAATGCTTACTCTACATCTAGTCAAATTGAAGCAGTTTTAAGACAAAATGTATCCAACAGCAGTCTTTGTCAATAAACTACAGGAATTATATGGATTGTGGCCAACATGAATGTGGCTTTGAAAACTAGCAGTGGGAGCACACGAGATATGAAGTGATACTGTAAATATACCTTGTGTCATTTAGCTCATACTTCATGGACATATGCAAGAAGGGTATTACAAAGATTTCTGCAGAGTAATTTTTATTCAAACACCAAAAAACTTAATCTTCATGCAAGAACAAGACTAAAGATACCCACTTCACTTTGTCACCTTATACCACCCCCGCAATGCTGACAGATTGGTCTAGCAGAAATCTTATGGCATAGCCCAAAAATTATAGTCTTAAGTCCACTGCACACAGGTTGCAATCTTATGTacatttactcagaagccagGTCTTTTTGAGTGTAGTGGTCTtccactgcaaaaataaaaaaaatcatgcagGATGTGGCTGTGAaaaacctcatttctcacagccTTAAATGTTCCTCACATGAATGCAAAATCATTCCTTTTCCATATTGGGTTACATGCCAAATTAACCTCAAAGGTTACAGTAAATAAGAGTTGTCACTAGGTTCTCAACCACCCTCATTCCTCTTTTGCTTACTACAACAGTTATAAAACCAttatatggccctccagatgttgactgcaactcccattaatcTTTGCCATGATGGGAGCTTCAAGCCCAGCATCCCaagggccacaggtccctcacacacacacaggagtcaCTCTCACTTAACAAGACAGTGGCTTTTCACAGACCATACCTAAATGTACTTAACAGTTTCTCCACATTAAGTGGAGCTTGCTTCCCTATAGGCATGCTTAGAAGTTGGGAGGAACTACTATAAACAAGTCTGGCTTTCTCAACTCAATTTAAACTTGCCCAGGCTTGTATTGAAGTGTTGGCACCCCTCACCAAAAACGCTTAAGCTTCTAAAAAATTAAGTGCATGGCAGATTAgcaatccaaagggtgcagactCAGACCCCAATATCTGCAGTTAAGAAGGAGATAACAGTCCTGAATAGGCGCAGTGTTTCCCAGcattgggtctccaactgttttcggactacaattcccatcatccctgaccgctggttttgctagctagggaagatgggagttgtagttttaaaacagctggagagccaaggttTGGAAACACTAGTGTATATTTAGCAACTTCACAAGCCAGGAAAGGTTTCCCAGATTAACATTCAGTGAGTCTTGGTCCTGCTTTCAGCTAAGGAAGCTAAAAAGGAAATGAGGGAGCTCCCTATTTTGCTTATTAAACCCACTTGTTTACTGAAACCCGTTAGAACTGCCCGTTGTCCATCTGCTAAACACGAAATATAACCCCGAGGTGGATTCCACAGTGGACGGGGAGGAACAGTAGCTGGAGAGGGGCCTGACTTGTCTTAAAACGTCTCCAGTAGGAGGCGGCGCCTCACTCCCTCAGTGAGAATTTCAGGAGTCCGATAAGGCTGCCTTCGCGCCTTTTTTCCGCGCCTCCACAGCGCCCCTAGCGAATGAACTGAGGAGACCAAGAGGCCCACTCACCTGGAAAGCAGCTCTCTTGCCCTCAGTGGCGGTTGAGGCCGCGGCGGCGTCAGCGGCGCCTTTCTGGGCCGTGTCGCCCTCCCCGTCCCGCAGCTGCTGGGCGGATTCTTCTCCTTCACCGCTGCCTGGAAGCTTCCCCTTCGCCTCAGCCTGAGCGCCCTTCTCCGGCTCCAGGGGTTCCTTCCCCTCGGGCTCTTCGGCTTGCTGCTGGGATGGCGGCCCTCTTTCTTGCCCCGTGGGCGGCGGCttctctgccgccgccgccgccgccgcctcctcttcgGTGCAAGGGGAGAGTTGGCGGCCCTGCTGCGGCGGAGGCTCCCGCCCGGGGAGATTCTGAAGCTGGCGGGACCCGAGCGAGCACTGCACGGCGGCGTCCACCCGTGGGTTGACCTGGGTGCCCACCTCCTTGGTGCTGGCTTTGCGGAGCCTTGGGGCGAGGCCGGGGCTGACTTGAGAGAGCAGCGCCTTCAGCTGGGCCCGCTTGTAGCTGTCTAAATAATCCGGCgaggccggcggcggcggcagaggcGGCAGCGGGGCCGAGGAAGGGGCAGACAGGGGGCCCCGGTAAGGGCTCGGgatgctgctcctgctgctcttgCTCTGCTTCCAGCCAGGCTGCTTTTGCTTAGATGGCGGCCTGGGGGCCACGTTGTGGCTGTGGCTGAAGGCGTTCCCATAACTTTGGTAGATGCTATAGGACGGGTAGACAAAGCGCTCCATAGCCCAGAGGGACAGGTAACTTGGCTCGCCTTCTCCCCGTGGCTTTTATTCCCTCGAGGGGAAGGGCGTCTTAATTGGTGCTTGTTAATGCTGGCCAGCGGTAATAATCGCCCCTCCATTGATTATTACCAACTGCAAACTCTTGACCTCCTTCCCATGGCTAGCGGAGGATGTTGGCAGGACTTAGGCCAAAGTAGTGAATATCCAAAGCAAACTCCTAAGCTTGCAAAGGTTAAACACAAACATACCAGCGTCCCTGTGCAAACTAAACCCCATTCCTGCTGGATCGAGCCCATTAAAAAGTCGGCCAGACTGATTAACTAGGTCTCAGACTGTGGTAtatccattgaaaccaatgggtgCTCCCTTGCAGAGAATTAAAGGCACTTGCCTAAATATCGGTTTTACGCTAAAGCAATCCATTTGGCTTCAGCTGCTTGATACAAGCTTATGCCTGCTCTGCAGAACTGTGCTACCTTGAGTAGGAAGCAGTTAGCTAGTTTAAAATAGTCTCTTGCACATGGAGGGCAAGGTCacaagtcctccccccccccagttgggcCCATCTGCCTCACACAGATAATAGGTTAAGATCCGAATACAGTTCGTATAAAATCCAGTGCATACAAAATCCCAATTGTCTTGTTGATTCCCAGATAATACATGTGATATCAACACTGATCAGATCTACATAAGTTATAGTGCAACTcaagagtaagtctcattgagttaaATTGAGCTTATTCCCATGTAAATAGGTATGACAATGTCATGTGAGATATAATGCACATTTGCTCTGTTCAGACATTGTCACAGATAGATGCCCAACAGAACAGGAGCCTGTGGGCAGGGAGACAAAACCCCACTTCCATATAGAGAGTAGACATTTGGGGACAACTGGCAAAATGAAAGCAAACATATTCACTTAGGAGACTTAGGAGAAACAATGTTTCCATCCTTGTTGGGATGTACTAGTCAGGGCTGAGCTGCTGAAGAGGATGTTTTTAACCCACCATTAGTTTGCATGTTTCCCAACCACTGGAAGAAAATAAAAGCCTGTTCCACAACAGGGTTACTTTTAAGTAAGTCCAATTTACAATGGAACTTACGTTAAAGTAAGTGTGCTCTGACAGTCATATTTGCAGATTTTGAATCAGTTCATACAATGCATACCAACATGGAGGCTGAGCCAATCTGGGTCAGCTCTCACATTTCTCAGCTCCTGATGTCTCACAGCTGAATGTAGCAGCTGGTCACCCCAATATCCAAGTTGTGTGAGAATCCAGGTGCTTATTCAGGGTGTGTTTCCTTTTTGAAAGGAGGCGCACAGACTGGTGTTTTTATGATACAAGGTTTGTACTTCTTGCACAAAGCCTTTCTCTTTTGGTTTTCCTAATGGCTCATTACCTTTCTTTTGTCTTCCAATGGTCCATCACACCAGGCGATTTCCTAGTCAGGGAACTGCCTTGGCTTGTATATTTGTCTTGCTTAACTTCTAACCTCTACTGGACTCAGGAATTAGGGATGTCTAGCACCCACAAGCTCACACCTACAATTACTGCCTCAGAGGAGCATTGAGCACATCTTTCATAAAACCTTACACCTATCTATGCTGTAGGTCACTCATACTTTACTGGACAATTCCCCAGTTACAGTGCTGAATATTTTGATTCATTGTATTGGATAAACATTCCCATTACAATACctgtaaattaataaataaatttgccaAGATGTACTATTGCCACCATCTAAAGATGCTATCTTTATGCAAAATTCTTGGAATGTGGGTGTATGTGGACACATGTTTGTTGAGGAGGCTTGTTAATCATTAatcatttatctttttttaaaaaatatgattgtTGTGTTGCTTTTCCTTCACAATTATATGTTTTTGTGTTTAAAGGTAACATTGAGGCAACAAAGAGATCAGTTCTGGTTTACCTGTACTTTCTAAACTGTTTTTGGGGTTCAGGTTTAGTTAACTCCTAAGCTAATTTAGGAGTAAAGCTTATTGCACTTAGTGGGa from Podarcis raffonei isolate rPodRaf1 chromosome 4, rPodRaf1.pri, whole genome shotgun sequence includes these protein-coding regions:
- the ZAR1L gene encoding ZAR1-like protein isoform X5, with product MERFVYPSYSIYQSYGNAFSHSHNVAPRPPSKQKQPGWKQSKSSRSSIPSPYRGPLSAPSSAPLPPLPPPPASPDYLDSYKRAQLKALLSQVSPGLAPRLRKASTKEVGTQVNPRVDAAVQCSLGSRQLQNLPGREPPPQQGRQLSPCTEEEAAAAAAAEKPPPTGQERGPPSQQQAEEPEGKEPLEPEKGAQAEAKGKLPGSGEGEESAQQLRDGEGDTAQKGAADAAAASTATEGKRAAFQFLEQKYGYFHCNDCKTRWESAYVWCISGTNKVYFKQLCRKCQKSFNPYKVEAIQCRSLSYLG
- the ZAR1L gene encoding ZAR1-like protein isoform X7, with protein sequence MERFVYPSYSIYQSYGNAFSHSHNVAPRPPSKQKQPGWKQSKSSRSSIPSPYRGPLSAPSSAPLPPLPPPPASPDYLDSYKRAQLKALLSQVSPGLAPRLRKASTKEVGTQVNPRVDAAVQCSLGSRQLQNLPGREPPPQQGRQLSPCTEEEAAAAAAAEKPPPTGQERGPPSQQQAEEPEGKEPLEPEKGAQAEAKGKLPGSGEGEESAQQLRDGEGDTAQKGAADAAAASTATEGKRAAFQFLEQKYGYFHCNDCKTRWESAYVWCISGTNKSLSYLG
- the ZAR1L gene encoding ZAR1-like protein isoform X4, encoding MERFVYPSYSIYQSYGNAFSHSHNVAPRPPSKQKQPGWKQSKSSRSSIPSPYRGPLSAPSSAPLPPLPPPPASPDYLDSYKRAQLKALLSQVSPGLAPRLRKASTKEVGTQVNPRVDAAVQCSLGSRQLQNLPGREPPPQQGRQLSPCTEEEAAAAAAAEKPPPTGQERGPPSQQQAEEPEGKEPLEPEKGAQAEAKGKLPGSGEGEESAQQLRDGEGDTAQKGAADAAAASTATEGKRAAFQFLEQKYGYFHCNDCKTRWESAYVWCISGTNKVYFKQLCRKCQKSFNPYKVEAIQCRSILPNRMVARVFL
- the ZAR1L gene encoding ZAR1-like protein isoform X6 gives rise to the protein MERFVYPSYSIYQSYGNAFSHSHNVAPRPPSKQKQPGWKQSKSSRSSIPSPYRGPLSAPSSAPLPPLPPPPASPDYLDSYKRAQLKALLSQVSPGLAPRLRKASTKEVGTQVNPRVDAAVQCSLGSRQLQNLPGREPPPQQGRQLSPCTEEEAAAAAAAEKPPPTGQERGPPSQQQAEEPEGKEPLEPEKGAQAEAKGKLPGSGEGEESAQQLRDGEGDTAQKGAADAAAASTATEGKRAAFQFLEQKYGYFHCNDCKTRWESAYVWCISGTNKTCLSRKDTISFRVFTTLIVL
- the ZAR1L gene encoding ZAR1-like protein isoform X3 gives rise to the protein MERFVYPSYSIYQSYGNAFSHSHNVAPRPPSKQKQPGWKQSKSSRSSIPSPYRGPLSAPSSAPLPPLPPPPASPDYLDSYKRAQLKALLSQVSPGLAPRLRKASTKEVGTQVNPRVDAAVQCSLGSRQLQNLPGREPPPQQGRQLSPCTEEEAAAAAAAEKPPPTGQERGPPSQQQAEEPEGKEPLEPEKGAQAEAKGKLPGSGEGEESAQQLRDGEGDTAQKGAADAAAASTATEGKRAAFQFLEQKYGYFHCNDCKTRWESAYVWCISGTNKVYFKQLCRKCQKSFNPYKVEAIQCRTCLSRKDTISFRVFTTLIVL
- the ZAR1L gene encoding ZAR1-like protein isoform X2, whose product is MERFVYPSYSIYQSYGNAFSHSHNVAPRPPSKQKQPGWKQSKSSRSSIPSPYRGPLSAPSSAPLPPLPPPPASPDYLDSYKRAQLKALLSQVSPGLAPRLRKASTKEVGTQVNPRVDAAVQCSLGSRQLQNLPGREPPPQQGRQLSPCTEEEAAAAAAAEKPPPTGQERGPPSQQQAEEPEGKEPLEPEKGAQAEAKGKLPGSGEGEESAQQLRDGEGDTAQKGAADAAAASTATEGKRAAFQFLEQKYGYFHCNDCKTRWESAYVWCISGTNKICAKTRCSCPQKKRHIDLKRPHRQELCGRCKGKRLSCDNTYSFKYII
- the ZAR1L gene encoding ZAR1-like protein isoform X1 — translated: MERFVYPSYSIYQSYGNAFSHSHNVAPRPPSKQKQPGWKQSKSSRSSIPSPYRGPLSAPSSAPLPPLPPPPASPDYLDSYKRAQLKALLSQVSPGLAPRLRKASTKEVGTQVNPRVDAAVQCSLGSRQLQNLPGREPPPQQGRQLSPCTEEEAAAAAAAEKPPPTGQERGPPSQQQAEEPEGKEPLEPEKGAQAEAKGKLPGSGEGEESAQQLRDGEGDTAQKGAADAAAASTATEGKRAAFQFLEQKYGYFHCNDCKTRWESAYVWCISGTNKVYFKQLCRKCQKSFNPYKVEAIQCRICAKTRCSCPQKKRHIDLKRPHRQELCGRCKGKRLSCDNTYSFKYII